A genomic segment from Malus domestica chromosome 05, GDT2T_hap1 encodes:
- the LOC103427929 gene encoding galactan beta-1,4-galactosyltransferase GALS3-like — protein sequence MAKEKADKEKKLFVGVVWNYAAELKLLLMALLILCTLATLLQFIPSRFTISTSDLRFCISRVSTSAQVQALAQAPGQSDIATATATAAAAAPSSTPSSPPPPTPPPPPSVELDKVLENGVLKRAFNPYGSAAYSFITMGAYRGGMNTFAIVGLASKPLHVYSNPKYECHWVPNLNSTRRISSIAYKVLPDWGYGRVYTVVVVNCTFSQPINADNSGGKLLLLATTEGGGDRKFNTTDTIQVLTEEPNTLNPGIFTARPKYDYIYCGSSLYGNLSPQRVREWIAYHVRLFGPRSHFVIHDAGGIHEEVLEVLKPWMELGYVTLQDIRDQERFDGYYHNQFMVVNDCLFRYKFMAKWMFFFDVDEYIYMPPKSNLKSVLDSLSDYTQFTIEQMPMSSKLCLLEDYHKTYRKWGFEKLVYKDVKRGIRRDRKYAVQPRNVYATGVHMSQNVAGKTTHKTESRIQYFHYHGTIATRGEPCRRLINTTEIYVDKVPYAVDTTLRSVAGSVKKFELRMIGSRLQNTRQ from the exons ATGGCGAAGGAGAAAGCAGACAAGGAGAAGAAGCTGTTCGTTGGAGTCGTCTGGAACTACGCGGCGGAGCTGAAGCTACTACTGATGGCTCTGTTAATCCTCTGCACATTAGCTACTCTTCTCCAATTCATCCCTTCCCGCTTCACCATCTCCACCTCCGATCTCCGCTTCTGCATCTCCAGAGTCAGCACTTCCGCCCAAGTCCAGGCCCTCGCCCAAGCACCGGGCCAGTCAGATATagccaccgccaccgccaccgccgCAGCTGCAGCACCGTCATCAACACCATCTTCCCCGCCGCCTCCGACTCCGCCACCGCCGCCATCTGTTGAGCTCGACAAGGTGCTGGAAAATGGCGTCCTCAAGCGGGCCTTCAACCCGTACGGCTCCGCCGCCTACAGCTTCATCACCATGGGAGCTTACAGAGGCGGCATGAACACTTTCGCCATTGTGGGCCTGGCCTCTAAGCCTCTCCACGTCTACTCCAACCCCAAATACGAGTGCCACTGGGTCCCGAATCTCAATTCGACCCGACGCATTTCCTCAATCGCGTACAAAGTGCTGCCGGATTGGGGCTACGGCCGAGTCTACACAGTCGTGGTCGTGAACTGCACATTCTCCCAGCCCATAAATGCCGACAACTCCGGCGGTAAACTCCTCCTATTAGCCACCACCGAAGGCGGCGGCGACCGGAAGTTCAACACCACCGACACAATCCAGGTCTTAACCGAAGAACCCAACACTTTAAACCCCGGAATCTTCACCGCCCGGCCTAAATACGACTATATATACTGTGGCTCTTCGTTGTACGGAAATCTGAGTCCCCAGAGAGTGAGGGAGTGGATTGCTTACCACGTCCGGCTCTTCGGGCCCAGATCCCACTTCGTCATCCACGACGCCGGTGGGATCCATGAGGAGGTGCTGGAGGTGCTGAAACCATGGATGGAGCTCGGATACGTGACGCTGCAGGATATCAGGGACCAGGAGAGGTTCGATGGGTACTATCACAACCAGTTCATGGTGGTGAATGATTGCTTGTTCCGGTATAAATTCATGGCGAAGTGGATGTTCTTCTTTGATGTGGATGAGTACATTTACATGCCTCCCAAGAGCAATCTAAAGTCGGTGCTCGATTCGCTGTCGGATTACACGCAGTTCACCATTGAGCAGATGCCCATGAGCAGCAAGCTCTGCCTCCTCGAAGATTACCACAAAACTTACAG GAAATGGGGGTTTGAGAAACTTGTGTACAAAGATGTGAAGAGAGGGATACGAAGGGACCGGAAATACGCGGTGCAACCGCGCAATGTGTACGCCACGGGCGTGCACATGTCGCAGAATGTAGCAGGAAAAACAACGCACAAGACGGAGAGCAGGATCCAGTATTTCCACTACCACGGAACCATTGCCACTCGGGGGGAGCCCTGCAGACGGCTGATCAACACGACCGAGATCTATGTTGACAAAGTACCTTATGCTGTGGACACGACGCTGAGAAGTGTCGCTGGCTCTGTGAAGAAGTTTGAGCTCAGGATGATTGGATCCAGGTTACAAAACACCAGACAATAA
- the LOC103427928 gene encoding small ribosomal subunit protein eS4, whose amino-acid sequence MARGLKKHLKRLNAPKHWMLDKLGGAFAPKPSSGPHKSRECLPLVIILRNRLKYALTYREVISILMQRHVLVDGKVRTDKTYPSGFMDVVSIPKTNENFRLLYDTKGRFRLHSIRDEEAKFKLCKVRSVQFGQKGIPYINTYDGRTIRYPDPLIKANDTIKLDLETNKITDFIKFDVGNVVMVTGGRNRGRVGVIKNREKHKGSFETIHVQDASGHEFATRLGNVFTIGKGTKPWISLPKGKGIKLTIIEEAKKRAAAQATATA is encoded by the exons ATG GCTCGTGGTTTGAAGAAACATTTGAAGAGGCTCAATGCCCCCAAGCATTGGATGCTCGACAAACTTGGCGGTgcattt GCTCCCAAGCCTTCGTCTGGACCTCACAAATCCAGGGAGTGCCTGCCATTGGTTATCATCTTGCGTAACCGATTGAAGTATGCTCTGACCTACCGTGAGGTCATTTCCATTCTGATGCAACGACATGTTCTCGTTGATGGGAAAGTGAGGACAGATAAGACATATCCGTCTGGTTTCATGG ATGTTGTTTCAATCCCCAAGACAAATGAGAACTTCCGTCTCCTTTATGACACCAAGGGTCGGTTCCGTCTCCACTCCATCAGGGATGAAGAAGCAAAG TTTAAACTCTGCAAAGTCCGCTCTGTGCAGTTTGGACAGAAAGGCATTCCATATATTAACACCTATGATGGGCGAACAATCCGTTACCCAGACCCTCTCATCAAGGCAAATGACACCATTAAGTTGGACTTGGAGACCAACAAGATCACTGACTTCATCAAGTTTGATGTCGGCAATGTGGTCATGGTGACTGGAGGAAGGAACAGAGGGCGTGTTGGAGTAATCAAGAACAGGGAGAAGCACAAGGGAAGCTTCGAGACTATCCACGTCCAGGATGCCAGTGGTCATGAGTTTGCAACCCGGTTGGGCAATGTGTTCACAATTGGCAAGGGGACCAAGCCATGGATAAGCCTTCCCAAGGGTAAGGGTATTAAGCTTACCATTATTGAAGAGGCCAAGAAGAGAGCAGCAGCGCAAGCCACAGCCACTGCTTAA
- the LOC103427927 gene encoding uncharacterized protein encodes MCSAKPRLQRSVSVSATSGKLINRRPVLQPTGNQFPSLEQKKSPKKSSQETNGPTPLPSPLPTNKTKASLSPPISPKLPSPRQHAFKQGKDPNELNSSAEKVVVTPRCVTKSTSSVKKSKKSIGVAPSAESVLKNISPLIVEAPGSIAATRREQVATMQEQRKMRIAHYGRTKSAKYEGKVVPLDSSATNYFGQEQRRCSFITPKSDPIYVAYHDEEWGVPVHDDNVLLELLLLTGAQVGSDWTSVLRKREALREAFSGFDADVVARFSEKKITSLSADSGVDISLVRGVVDNAKRILKVKREVGSFDEYLWGFVNHKPICTQYKSCHKIPVKNSKSEAISKDMVRRGFRHVGPTVIHFFMQAAGLTNDHLTTCPRHPHCIPSPSSPKI; translated from the exons ATGTGTTCCGCGAAACCAAGATTGCAACGAAGTGTTAGTGTCTCTGCAACATCAGGGAAACTAATCAACCGGCGTCCGGTTCTCCAGCCAACCGGCAATCAATTTCCGAGCTTGGAACAAAAAAAGTCTCCTAAAAAAAGCTCCCAAGAAACTAATGGTCCAACTCCTCTTCCTTCACCACTTCCAACTAATAAAACTAAGGCCTCACTTTCTCCTCCTATCTCTCCCAAGTTGCCTTCACCTCGACAGCATGCGTTTAAGCAAGGTAAAGATCCCAATGAGCTGAATTCTAGTGCTGAGAAGGTTGTAGTGACGCCTCGTTGCGTAACCAAATCGACAAGTTCGGTGAAAAAGTCGAAGAAATCTATTGGTGTTGCACCTTCTGCTGAAAGTGTGTTGAAGAATATATCGCCTTTGATAGTAGAGGCACCAGGAAGCATAGCAGCAACAAGGAGGGAGCAAGTAGCAACAATGCAAGAACAGCGAAAGATGCGAATTGCGCATTACGGAAGAACAAAGTCTGCCAAGTACGAAGGGAAAGTTGTTCCTCTTGATTCTTCAGCTACAAATTATTTCGGTCAAGAGCAAAGGAGATGCAGTTTCATCACCCCTAAGTCAG ACCCAATATATGTTGCTTACCATGATGAAGAATGGGGAGTTCCTGTCCATGATGACaa TGTGTTGCTTGAATTGCTACTATTAACTGGTGCTCAAGTGGGATCGGATTGGACTTCAGTCCTGAGGAAAAGGGAAGCATTGAG GGAGGCTTTTTCAGGGTTTGATGCAGATGTTGTGGCTAGATTTAGTGAAAAAAAGATAACATCATTGAGTGCTGATTCTGGCGTAGATATTAGCCTTGTTCGAGGAGTTGTTGACAATGCTAAGAGAATTCTTAAG GTAAAGAGGGAAGTGGGATCATTTGACGAGTACTTGTGGGGATTTGTGAATCACAAGCCAATATGTACCCAATACAAGTCATGCCACAAGATTCCTGTGAAGAACTCCAAGTCAGAGGCCATCAGCAAAGACATGGTTAGAAGGGGGTTTAGGCATGTTGGTCCCACTGTAATTCACTTCTTCATGCAAGCAGCTGGCCTCACCAATGACCACTTGACCACCTGCCCAAGACACCCCCACTGCATCCCTTCACCATCATCACCCAAGATTTGA